The Xanthocytophaga agilis DNA window GAAATATTGCTCCTGTAATAACCAGAAGTATAGGTAGCACACCAATCCCTGTAACCTTAAATGCAAAAAGAGCGAAAATCATCATCTTATCTAACTACTGATAGTCAATATCAGACTTTGAACAGATGCACTACCATTCAAAGTCTGATATTGTGTAACTTATACTGTTATATACTTAAAATCTCTACAATACGAACCAGTTCATCACTAATAGGTTTGCTTAAGCTGATGCAGTCACGGAAAGGAGTATAGGTTAGCTTGTTGTTAATGATACCTACCATTACCCCTTGCTGTCCATTGATCAGACCTTCTACTGCACCAACACCCAGACGGCTTGCCAGAATCCGATCAAATGCTGTAGGACTACCACCACGTTGAATATGACCAAGATTGGTGATACGTATATCCGCATCCGGAAAATGTTTCTTTACTGTTGTTCCCACTTCTGTAGCACCTCCACTTTCTCCTTCTGCTACAATGATGATGAAAGAGGATTTGGAACGGCTCCAGCCTTCTTCCAATGTTTTAATAACTTCTCCAATAGGAGTAAAAGTTTCTGGAACCATTACTAATTCTGCACCCCCACCAATACCAGACTGAATGGCAATATATCCTGAATCACGACCCATTACTTCGATGAAGAAAATACGGTCATGAGAATCTGCTGTATCCCGAATCTTGTCGATAGCATCCAGTGCTGTATTTACAGCTGTATCATAGCCAATTGTATAATCAGTGCCATATAAGTCATTGTCAATAGTTCCTGGGGCACCTACTGCTGGTATACCATATTCTTCATAAAATATAGAGGCTCCCGTAAATGTTCCGTTTCCCCCAATTGCTACCAATCCCTCAATACCATATTTTTGTAACTGATCGTATGCTTTTGCCCGGCCTTCTTTGGTCATGAATTCTTTACTACGGGCAGATTTTAAAATGGTACCCCCTTTTTGGATGATATTGCTAACAGAATAGGATTGCATTTGAGAAATTTCTCCTCTGATCATGCCATCATATCCATGACGGATTCCGTATACTTCCAATCCATAATAAATAGCGCTTCGGACAACTGCACGCACACAAGCGTTCATGCCAGGGGCGTCTCCCCCAGAGGTGAAAATGGCTATTTTCTTCATAATTTTGATTTCAGGTAGCTTATTTCCGGATAATATGAAAGAAACTGGCTGCCTGATAATTTAATTGGCTATTTGCCAGATATGCAATGAATATACAGATATGTTTTGACTGTATATGTCTTGCTTGTATAATGATTCAGATTTTACAACTCGTTAAAAACGGTTGCGAAAATACACAGCTAAACTGAATAGTGGTATGAATTCTTTATAAAAATTGTGTTAAATCCTGAAAAAGGACTTTTAACACTTCCATATCCCTTCTTTTACTTATATAATCTTATGTTCTATCGGGAAAATAATATCGGCTTTTCTTTGCAAATCCTCAGAGTTTAAATTCTATATTTGAACCATTTTCCGAAAAACAATCTAAACTAATTTCGTTGAAAGGAGACATTACTGATAAAGATATACCATCTAAGTTGTCTTACAAGCAATGTTTTGTTTGT harbors:
- the pfkA gene encoding 6-phosphofructokinase, whose product is MKKIAIFTSGGDAPGMNACVRAVVRSAIYYGLEVYGIRHGYDGMIRGEISQMQSYSVSNIIQKGGTILKSARSKEFMTKEGRAKAYDQLQKYGIEGLVAIGGNGTFTGASIFYEEYGIPAVGAPGTIDNDLYGTDYTIGYDTAVNTALDAIDKIRDTADSHDRIFFIEVMGRDSGYIAIQSGIGGGAELVMVPETFTPIGEVIKTLEEGWSRSKSSFIIIVAEGESGGATEVGTTVKKHFPDADIRITNLGHIQRGGSPTAFDRILASRLGVGAVEGLINGQQGVMVGIINNKLTYTPFRDCISLSKPISDELVRIVEILSI